One window of Bacillus sp. THAF10 genomic DNA carries:
- a CDS encoding rod shape-determining protein encodes MFARDIGIDLGTANVLIHVKGKGIVLNEPSVVALDTNTGKVLAVGEEARRMVGRTPGNIIAMRPLKDGVIADFEVTEAMLKHFIKKLNVKGFLSKPRILICCPTNITSVEQKAIREAAEKSGGKKVYLEEEPKVAAIGAGMDIFQPSGNMVVDIGGGTTDVAVLSMGDIVTASSIKMAGDKFDAEILQYIKKKYKLLIGERTAENIKIEIATVFPGSRNESIEIRGRDMVSGLPQTIKVTSQEIEEALRESVQVIVQAAKSVLERTPPELSADIIDRGVILTGGGALLHGMDQLLAEELKVPVLVAEQPMDCVAIGTGIMLDHIDRLPRQSLA; translated from the coding sequence ATGTTTGCAAGAGATATTGGAATCGACCTAGGAACGGCGAACGTACTGATTCACGTGAAAGGGAAGGGCATCGTACTAAATGAGCCATCCGTTGTTGCACTAGACACAAACACAGGTAAAGTTTTAGCAGTAGGGGAAGAAGCGCGCAGAATGGTAGGGCGTACACCTGGTAACATCATCGCGATGCGTCCACTAAAAGACGGCGTTATCGCAGACTTCGAAGTAACAGAAGCCATGCTAAAACACTTCATTAAAAAACTAAACGTAAAAGGCTTCCTCTCCAAGCCACGCATCCTCATCTGCTGCCCAACCAACATCACTTCCGTTGAGCAAAAAGCAATCAGAGAAGCGGCCGAAAAGAGCGGCGGCAAAAAAGTATACCTAGAAGAAGAGCCAAAAGTAGCGGCAATTGGCGCTGGCATGGATATCTTCCAACCAAGCGGCAACATGGTAGTTGACATCGGTGGCGGTACCACTGACGTTGCAGTCCTCTCCATGGGTGACATCGTGACAGCTAGCTCCATCAAAATGGCCGGCGACAAGTTCGATGCCGAAATCCTGCAATACATCAAGAAAAAATACAAACTCCTTATCGGCGAAAGAACAGCGGAAAACATCAAAATTGAAATCGCAACTGTCTTCCCTGGATCTCGCAACGAGTCCATTGAAATTCGCGGACGCGACATGGTAAGCGGCCTTCCACAAACCATCAAGGTCACTTCCCAAGAAATCGAAGAAGCATTACGTGAATCGGTACAAGTTATTGTGCAAGCAGCGAAAAGCGTCCTAGAACGCACACCGCCAGAGCTTTCCGCTGACATCATCGACCGCGGAGTTATCCTAACAGGAGGCGGCGCACTCCTTCACGGCATGGACCAACTTCTAGCCGAAGAACTAAAAGTACCAGTCCTTGTAGCTGAACAACCAATGGACTGCGTTGCGATCGGAACAGGCATCATGCTCGACCACATCGACCGCCTGCCACGACAAAGCCTAGCATAA
- the spoIIID gene encoding sporulation transcriptional regulator SpoIIID translates to MHDYIKERTIKIGKYIVETKKTVRVIAKEFGVSKSTVHKDLTERLPEINPDLANEVKTILDYHKSIRHLRGGEATKMKYKKEEEAVK, encoded by the coding sequence GTGCACGATTACATCAAAGAGAGAACTATCAAGATTGGAAAGTATATCGTGGAGACAAAGAAAACAGTTCGCGTGATTGCGAAGGAGTTTGGCGTTTCCAAAAGTACTGTCCATAAAGACCTGACAGAAAGACTGCCAGAAATAAACCCAGATCTAGCGAATGAAGTCAAGACCATCCTGGATTACCATAAATCCATCAGGCATCTAAGAGGCGGAGAGGCCACCAAAATGAAATACAAAAAAGAAGAAGAAGCAGTAAAATAA
- a CDS encoding DUF6241 domain-containing protein, which produces MNKTLIWSGVALIGILVFTIAYITKQTDIFQQSSQTSQQTPQEKQQEIAEQTANIGGIADYDLEIDATTSEETIIHTMHLMTHQKVKAKEKWGAIPMTEETINQVYEVVSNSNFPNKKELLKIVEKWKNGDFSQIDNDHNFFWNLQDGNIGKAYGILSPEEEATFIKNNFE; this is translated from the coding sequence ATGAACAAAACACTCATCTGGTCAGGTGTGGCCCTAATCGGTATCCTTGTCTTCACAATAGCCTACATCACCAAACAAACAGACATCTTCCAACAGTCATCACAGACCTCACAACAAACACCCCAAGAAAAACAACAAGAAATCGCCGAACAAACCGCAAACATCGGCGGCATCGCAGATTATGACCTAGAAATTGACGCTACCACCAGTGAAGAAACCATCATTCATACCATGCACCTCATGACCCACCAAAAAGTAAAAGCCAAAGAAAAGTGGGGAGCCATCCCGATGACAGAAGAAACCATCAACCAAGTGTATGAGGTCGTCTCCAACAGCAATTTCCCCAACAAAAAAGAATTGCTAAAAATCGTAGAAAAATGGAAAAACGGAGACTTCTCCCAAATCGACAACGACCACAACTTTTTCTGGAATCTCCAAGACGGCAACATCGGCAAAGCCTACGGAATCCTTTCACCCGAAGAAGAAGCAACCTTCATCAAAAACAACTTTGAATAA
- a CDS encoding BsuPI-related putative proteinase inhibitor: MALEASLSYSESGPDSVMLHFVVENTGGKSEMVTFRSGQRYDYILYRDGVKVEQFSEGKMFIMIYEEIAVSPGQELSFDIPLKDLEPGEYKVKVWLADSAWPGARETLEFEI; encoded by the coding sequence ATGGCGTTGGAGGCTAGTTTGAGTTATTCGGAGAGCGGGCCGGATTCGGTGATGTTGCATTTTGTGGTTGAGAATACTGGTGGAAAGTCTGAGATGGTGACGTTTCGGAGTGGCCAGCGATATGATTATATCTTGTATCGTGATGGTGTGAAGGTGGAGCAGTTTTCTGAGGGTAAGATGTTCATTATGATATATGAGGAAATTGCGGTTAGTCCTGGCCAGGAGTTGAGCTTTGATATTCCGTTGAAGGATTTGGAGCCTGGGGAGTATAAGGTGAAAGTGTGGTTGGCGGATAGCGCTTGGCCTGGGGCTAGGGAGACGTTGGAGTTTGAGATTTGA
- a CDS encoding acyltransferase → MKKHLNLIQVLRAAAILFVLIGHLTGLFYKRYEVNLLGMGEWGRTGGVDMFFVISGFMIAYLYKNKLGNPSHAAGFLQKRFLRIFPYYWLVTLGAITMLFLFPDFGDPFTLTHITTSMLLISEDPILTVAWSLTHIVFFYILFSLLIARPLIGAAIVGTYLTSIVTFYFIDFYPTNTLAATLLNVSNLTIWLGAFVAFAITKYTPKPAIGALATAIGMTAFLFLWINNTYELVGIERWTIRPFLYGLSSCFLVAGLATIDLTLNIKITKPLRELGNASFSIFLTHGLFLMYFMHVLIGKWTLQQTLGWHLTMLLTATLTLLAGIASYYLIEKPLNSLLKKRRDTTRDSLAA, encoded by the coding sequence ATGAAAAAACACCTAAACCTAATTCAAGTCCTGCGCGCTGCTGCCATCCTTTTCGTCCTCATCGGCCATCTCACCGGCTTGTTCTACAAACGGTACGAGGTCAACTTGCTCGGCATGGGGGAGTGGGGGAGAACAGGGGGCGTGGACATGTTCTTTGTTATCAGCGGCTTCATGATTGCCTACCTTTACAAAAATAAGCTCGGCAACCCAAGCCATGCAGCGGGCTTCCTGCAAAAACGCTTCTTGCGCATCTTTCCATATTACTGGCTTGTCACACTCGGCGCCATCACCATGCTATTCCTTTTCCCAGACTTCGGCGACCCGTTCACTCTGACGCACATCACCACATCCATGCTGCTCATCAGCGAAGACCCAATTCTCACCGTCGCCTGGTCGCTCACACATATCGTCTTTTTCTATATCCTGTTCAGTCTGCTCATCGCACGGCCGCTCATCGGCGCAGCCATCGTCGGCACGTATCTCACCAGCATCGTCACCTTTTACTTCATAGATTTCTACCCAACGAACACCCTAGCCGCCACACTACTCAACGTCAGTAACCTGACCATCTGGCTTGGTGCGTTCGTCGCTTTTGCCATTACAAAATACACACCAAAACCCGCCATTGGCGCACTGGCAACAGCTATAGGCATGACCGCATTCCTGTTTCTTTGGATCAACAACACCTACGAACTAGTCGGCATCGAGCGCTGGACCATCCGGCCATTCCTTTACGGGCTAAGCTCCTGTTTCCTCGTCGCAGGCCTTGCAACCATAGACCTAACCCTAAACATAAAAATAACCAAGCCACTGCGCGAACTCGGCAACGCGTCCTTTTCCATCTTTCTGACACACGGACTCTTTCTTATGTACTTCATGCACGTGCTAATCGGAAAATGGACGCTGCAACAAACCCTAGGCTGGCACCTCACCATGCTTCTCACCGCCACCCTAACCCTATTAGCAGGAATAGCATCCTACTACCTAATCGAAAAACCGCTTAACAGCCTACTAAAAAAGAGAAGGGATACCACACGGGATTCTCTTGCAGCATAA
- a CDS encoding RNA polymerase sigma factor, with translation MGSSGRAEEQVRVWYEEYADQMFGFLFVMVGDRQLARDLMQETFLKAFRSFDDFRGDASAKTWLYRIARNEAISYKRKKRPITYLLEHVAPVKSGQPTPEEIVMLGEETAQLYAALFEMKKDYREVIILRKIKEFSTKETATVLGWKESKVKTTLFRAMDELRKRMTEEEMAHEKFKQSN, from the coding sequence TTGGGGTCTAGTGGTCGCGCAGAGGAGCAGGTTCGGGTTTGGTATGAGGAGTATGCTGATCAGATGTTTGGGTTTCTTTTTGTGATGGTTGGGGATCGGCAGTTGGCTAGGGATTTGATGCAAGAGACTTTTTTGAAGGCGTTTCGTTCGTTTGATGATTTTCGTGGGGATGCATCCGCGAAGACGTGGCTGTACCGGATTGCCCGCAATGAGGCGATCAGCTATAAGCGGAAGAAGCGGCCGATCACCTATTTGCTTGAGCATGTGGCGCCGGTGAAGTCGGGCCAGCCTACACCGGAGGAGATAGTGATGCTTGGTGAGGAGACGGCTCAGCTGTATGCTGCGTTGTTTGAGATGAAAAAGGATTATCGCGAGGTTATTATTTTGCGAAAGATAAAAGAGTTTTCGACAAAGGAAACAGCCACTGTGTTGGGATGGAAGGAAAGCAAGGTTAAAACGACGCTATTTCGCGCGATGGATGAGCTGCGAAAGCGGATGACGGAGGAGGAGATGGCACATGAAAAATTCAAACAATCTAACTAA
- a CDS encoding RNA polymerase sigma factor gives MPEDYELVEEIARGSQAAMEVLTRRYYKEIFGFVYRKVGNRETAYDLTQEIFIKMVQRVGSLTNKAAFKSWLYQIAVNHCRDYWKSASYQKESKQVEMNDMLKSDATNEVPYIFERKETREQVKRALQALPDIQREAVILKYFHHLKIQEISEMTKANVSTVKSRLKQGLTKLATIMKEGEAYEEKKRARK, from the coding sequence ATGCCGGAAGATTATGAGTTGGTTGAGGAGATTGCGCGTGGGAGTCAGGCCGCAATGGAGGTGTTGACTCGGCGTTATTATAAAGAGATTTTCGGGTTTGTGTATCGGAAGGTTGGAAACCGGGAGACGGCGTATGACCTGACGCAGGAGATTTTTATTAAGATGGTGCAGCGTGTTGGCAGTTTGACGAATAAGGCTGCTTTTAAATCTTGGCTGTATCAGATTGCGGTCAATCATTGTCGCGATTATTGGAAAAGTGCCTCCTATCAAAAAGAAAGCAAGCAGGTCGAAATGAATGACATGCTGAAAAGTGATGCAACTAACGAGGTCCCTTACATATTTGAGCGGAAGGAAACGCGCGAGCAGGTGAAGCGAGCGTTGCAAGCGTTGCCGGATATTCAGCGAGAAGCTGTTATTTTAAAATACTTTCATCATTTAAAAATACAGGAAATTTCGGAGATGACAAAGGCGAATGTGTCGACGGTGAAATCAAGGCTAAAGCAAGGGTTAACGAAGCTTGCCACCATAATGAAGGAGGGTGAAGCGTATGAAGAGAAAAAACGAGCTAGAAAATAA